The genome window TGTTGGCTTCGACATTCCGGATCTGGCGCATCCCGGGGATGATGGTGCTCACCGCGGGGTTATTCAGGATGAAGCGGAGAGCCATCTCGGGCATGGTCATACCCGGGGGGATAAGTGGCCGAAGCGCATCGGCATGTTCGACGCTCGGTATCAGGTTCTCCGGAACGAAATAGGTGCTCCGCCAGTCGTCGGCCGGCCAGGTGGAGGCCTTCGTGAGGGTGCCGGTGAGGGTACCCTCGTCGAACGGGACGCGGGCGATGACGGCCACGTCGTGTTTCTCGCAGGCGGGGAAGAGGGCGTCCTCGGGATTCTGGTCGAAGATGTTGTAGATCACCTGCACGGCGTCGATGGCGCCGGTCTCCACGGCGCGGACGCCGTTCCATGGCTCCCACCGGTTCAGGCTGATGCCGATCGCCTTGAAGAGGCCCTGGCGTTTCAGGTCCGCCACCTTCCCCATCCACCGGTCGTCGTCTGCCCAGGCATCTTCCCAGACGTGAAACTGCATGAGGTCGAACGATTCCAGGCCGGCGTTTTTGAGCGAGTTGTGGGTGTAGGCCTCGATGTGGTCGGGCGGAAAGCAGTCGTCCAGTGTAAAGCCGCGCCGGCTGGGCCAGGCAAAGTTTTTGGGCGGGAGCTTGGTGGCCGTGTAGAGTTTCTTGTCAGGATGCGCACGCACCAGGGCGCCCAACAGCCCTTCGCTGTGGCCCTCGCCATACCCCCACGCGGTGTCGAAGAAATTGCAACCGAGGGCGACGGCGCGGTGGAGTGCCTGCATCGACGCGTCGTCGTCGGACCCCGTCCATCCGCCCATCCCCCACATCCCGTAGCCAATCTCACTGACCTGCCAGTTCGTTCGCCCGAATCGCCTGTATTCCATGGTGGTTTCGCTTTGTCCGGCTCTTAAGAAACAGTTGAGATTTCCACAACCCAAGGCATAGTCATCCCCCGGTCAAAGCCGGGGGCAGGCTCCCGCGCAGGCGGGAAACGAGCGAAGCGACTTTACGAAGTAATCCAGCCCTCAGACTGGCATTTTTCTGGGTCCCCGCCTGCGCGGGGATGACTTGCTCATGATGCAAAACGCAAATCTCAACAGTTTCTAAATGTTCTAAAATAAACAAGGGCGCCGCTTGCCGCGACGCCCCTGCGAAGTAACGTATTTCTGAATCAGGATGCCAGTGCGAACTACCGATTGACGGCCCCCCCCTGGCCGCGCCGGTCGCCGGCGCCACGCCGCTCGGCGAACTCGGCCATTTTCTTGTCGTACGCGGCCAGCTGCTCGGCCGATAGGATGGGGACCAGCTCATCGCGAGTGCCCTTGTCCAGATCTTCCATTTCGGCGCGCATCTTCTGCATGGTCTCCGGGCTCCGCTCGCCACTGCCCATGTACGATTCCATGAGTGCGGTACGCTCTTTCTGCTGGTTCTCGAGGATGCCGCGCACCTGGGTTTCGAGATCCCCGGTCACGCCGAGGGCTGTCACGACCTCGGTCAATTGGGCTTTCATGCGTTCGGCGCGCTGTTCCGGGCTACCGAAGCCGCCCTGGGCGCTGGCGGAGTGTGATGCTACGGTAAGAAAAAGACCGAATACTAAAGCGATGCCGGCGATGCCTCGCTGGATGGATATGCGATGGTTCATGATATGAGGTATGGGATGGATTCGACGAAATGGGTAGCGCTACGGGGAAGCGTTCGATGATATGGACGATTCTCCCGCGGTCCGGATTCCAGCGACCGTGATTAATTTTGGTGTGCCGGCCCCGCGCCGTGGATGATGGCTGCGAAGAGGTCGATCCCGTACCACAGGTTGGCGATCCGCAGGTTCTCATCCGGCCCGTGCTGGTTGTTGTCGTGGTTGGCGATCGGGACGCCGACGACGGGGAGCCCGAGATGGTCAACAAAATGGTACAGCGGCAGCGACCCGCCGAGTGTCGGCAGGAGAGCGACC of Rhodothermales bacterium contains these proteins:
- a CDS encoding aldo/keto reductase; translated protein: MEYRRFGRTNWQVSEIGYGMWGMGGWTGSDDDASMQALHRAVALGCNFFDTAWGYGEGHSEGLLGALVRAHPDKKLYTATKLPPKNFAWPSRRGFTLDDCFPPDHIEAYTHNSLKNAGLESFDLMQFHVWEDAWADDDRWMGKVADLKRQGLFKAIGISLNRWEPWNGVRAVETGAIDAVQVIYNIFDQNPEDALFPACEKHDVAVIARVPFDEGTLTGTLTKASTWPADDWRSTYFVPENLIPSVEHADALRPLIPPGMTMPEMALRFILNNPAVSTIIPGMRQIRNVEANIAASDAGPLPAALFTTLRAHRWDREPTEWSQ